From the bacterium genome, the window TTGATCTCGGACATGAACTTCTCGTGGTCGGGCCCGCCCATGATCTTGCCGGACAGGTTCAGGACCATCACCTCGCCTTTGTCGCTCTGCTTGATATTCAATGCGCCCTCCCGGTGCGGAATGTGCGTCCATGGTTCTTGTGCCAGTGCATATATGATAGAGTCGGGGCGAGCGGTTTCCAACCCGGATTATCGGACCAGATCCCGGGAGGTTCCCATGTCCGCCGTCCGCAGCCCCGTCCTCAGCGGCACCTGGTACCCCGACGACCCCGCGCGGCTGCGCCGGGAGGTCGATGCCTTCCTCGCCGACGCCGTCGCGGCCGACCGTCCCCGCGGCCGCCCCCTCATCGCCGTGGTGCCCCATGCCGGCTACCTGTACAGCGGCGCCACCGCCGGACGCCTCTACGGCCTGCTGCGCGACGCCGCGCCCCGGCGGGTCGTGATCCTGGCGCCGAACCACCGGGTCCCCCTGCGCCGGCTGGCGCTGAGCGGCGCCGCCGCCTACGCGACGCCCCTCGGCGAGGTCGCCGTGGACACGGCCGCCGTGGACCGTCTGGCGGCCTCGCCCGCCTTCGCCGTCGACGACTCGGCCCACGCCGAGGAGCACGCGGTGGAGATCCAGCTGCCCCTGCTGCAGCGCACCTGGCCGGAGGCGGTGCCCCGCATCGTGCCGGTGCTCGTGCCGCGGCTCGAACCCGCCGTCGTCCGGGCGGCCGCCGCGGCCCTCGGCGAGGTGCTCGACGCCGGGACCCTGCTCCTCGTCTCGACGGACCTGACCCACTACGGCCGCTCGTTCGGCTACGTGCCCTTCACCGACGACGTGCCCGCCGCCCTCGAGCAGCTCGACGCCGGCGCGATCCTGAAGGTGCTGGCCGGCGATCCGGCGGGCCTGCGCGCCTTCGGGGAGCGGACCGGCATCACCATGTGCGGCCTGGAGGCGGCCGCCCTGGCCCTGGAGACCGGCCTGCCCGCCGGCTACGAAGGCGCCCTGCTCGACTACCGGCGCAGCGGTGACCGCGACGGCGACTACTCGGTGTCGGTGAGCTACGCGGCGGTGCTGCTCTGCAGCGGCGAGCCGGCCGACGCGGCCGGACGGGCGCCATGAGCGCCGGCGCCGGCCTGCTGACGGCCCCCGAGAAGGCCCTGTTGCGGGAGATCGCCCTGCTGGCGGTGGCGGCGGCGGCCCGGGGCACCACCCCGCCCGATGCCCAGAGCCTGGCCCTGGCCGCCGCTGTCGCCTGGGAGCCGCGCCTGGCCGCCCCGCGCGGCGCCTTCGTGACCCTGCACCGGGACGGTCGCCTCCGCGGCTGCATCGGCCACATCGAGGGGCACCTGCCCCTGGCCGAGACCGTGGCCCGCAACGGGCGGGCCGCCGCGTGCGAGGATCCCCGCTTCCCGCCGGTCGGCGCCGCCGAACTGCCCCGCCTGACCCTCGAGGTCTCGGCCCTGACCCCGCTGCGGCCCGTGGCCGGTCCGGACGACATCGTGGTCGGCGAACACGGCATCGTGCTGGACAAGGGCGGGCGCCGCGCCGTCTTCCTGCCCCAGGTGGCCACGGAGCAGGGCTGGAACCTGGTGACGACCCTCGGCCACCTGGCCCTGAAAGCGGGGCTGGGACCCGCCGGATGGCAGGAGGGAGCACGATTTCACGTCTTCGCAGCCGAAGTTTTCTAGTTGTTAGAACGGTGTAAACGGGCTATTTTCTGGGCCCGTGCTTTCTGCGGCGAGGCCATGGTGGGTCGTCGTCATCGGACCGGTGCCCCCTGCCGGTCTTCATCCCCGATCTCCGAAAGAGACGGTGACCATGGGTTTGCTGGACAAAGTCGCGAAATTCCAGACCGCCAGGCAGCTGATGGCCGCGGATCTGTACAACTACTTCCGCGTGATCGAGTCCGCCCAGACCAACACGGTCCGGTACCAGGGGCGTGAGATCATCATGCTCGGGAGCAACAACTACCTCGGGCTGACGAACCACCCGAAGGTGAAGGAGGCGGCGCGGGAGGCCATCGCCAAGTACGGCACGGGCTGCGCGGGCTCCCGCTTCCTGAACGGCACCCTCGACATCCACATCGAGCTCGAGGAGAAGCTGGCCGCCCTGGTGGGCAAGGAGAAGGCCCTCGTCTTCAGCACCGGGTTCATGGTCAACCAGGGCGTCCTGAGCTCCATCGCCGGCCGCGGCGACACCATCATCGTCGACCGCACCGACCACGCCTCGATCATCGACGGCGCCCGCCTCAGCTTCGCCGACGTGCGCAAGTTCCGGCACAACGACATGGAGAACCTCGAGCTGGTGCTCGCGTCGGAGAGCGAACGCGGCAAGCTGGTCATCGTCGACGGCGTCTTCTCCATGGAGGGCGACATCGCCCGGCTGCCCGAGATCGTGGCGCTGTGCAAGAAGCACGACGCGACGCTCATGGTCGACGACGCCCACGGCGTGGGCGTGCTGGGCGACCACGGCCGGGGCACCTGCCACCACTTCGGGCTCACCGACGACGTCGAGCTCATCATGGGCACCTTCAGCAAGTCGCTGGCGTCGGTGGGCGGCTTCGTGGCCGGCAGCGCCGAGGTGATCCACTACATCCAGCACATCGCGCGGGCCCTGATGTTCTCGGCCAGCATGCCCCCCGCCTCGGTGGCCTCGGTCTCCGCCGCGGTCGACGTGATGCTCGAGGAGACCTGGCGGCACGAGGCCCTCTGGCGCAACAACGACATCATGCGCGAGCGCCTCAAGGACGCCGGTTTCGACACCGGCCCGAGCGAGACGCCGATCATCCCCGCGGTGGTGGGCGAGGACATGGCGGCCTTCAAGATGTGCCGGCGCCTGGCCGACGAGGGCGTCTTCGTGAACCCCGTCATCAGCCCGGCCGTCGACGAGGGCAACGCCCTGATCCGGCTGAGCCTCATGGCGACCCACACCGAGGACGAGATCCACAAGGCGATGGACATCATGGTCAAGGTGGCGCGGGAACTGGAGATCGTGCCCGCCTGACCGCCGTCGCGGCCGCGGCCGCGCACCGCGATGCCCACGCGAGGACCCCGGGCTGTCGGCTGGCAGCCCGGTTTCTTTCAGGAGGAAGCCCGTGTCCACAGCCCGCGAGCTGCAGCTGGTCGCCGTCGGCGCCGACAAGTCCGCCCTCGAGGCCTTCCTGCAGGTGCCCTACCGCATCTACCGCAACGATCCCCACTACGTCTTCCCCCTGCTCACCGAGATGCGCCATTTCCACGACCGTGGCCGGAACCCGTTCTACCGCCACGCCGAGGCCGAGCTCTGGCTCGTCCGGCGCGGGGACGAGGTGGTCGGGCGCATCGGGGCCTGCGTCGACCGCTACAACAACGAGCACTGGCAGGAGAAGGTGGGCTTCTTCGGCTTCTACGAGGTCGACGACGACCCGGAAGCGGCGGCGCTGCTGCTGCGCACGGCCGCCGAGTGGATCGGCGCCCGCGGCATGGACACCATGCGCGGCCCCGGCTGCTTCACCTCGAACCACGACTGGTACGGCCTGCAGGTCGACGGCCGCTTCGACCGCCCGGTGATCGGCATGCCCTACAACCCGCGCTACTACGAGAAGCAGCTCGAGGACTTCGGACTCGCCGGCGCCAAGGACCTCTTCGCCTGGGACATCCGGACCGGCGGCGAATTCCCGGAGAAGATGGCCCGCCTCATCGAGCGCATCCTGGCCCGTCCCGGCCTGGTGATCCGGCCCTTCGTGATGAAGGACTTCTTCGCGGAGGCCTCGCTCGTGCGCGACCTGTACAACAAGTGCTGGAGCGCGAACTGGGGCTTCATTCCCCTCGACGACGAGGACTTCGCCTACATGGCCAAGGACATGAAGTCGCTCGTCGACGCCGATTTCCTGCTCGTCGCCGAGATGGACGGCGAACCGGTGGGCTTCAGCCTGACGATCCCCGACTTCAACCAGGCCACCCACGGCCTGCGCGGCCGCCTGATGCCCTTCGGGTGGCTGAAGTTCCTGCTCGCCAAGCGGAAGATCGCGTACGCACGCACGATCCTCATGGGCGTGCTGCCCGAGTACCGCAAGCTGGGCATCGACATGGCCATGGTGTACCGCACCATGCAGGCCGGCTTCGCCAAGGGCATCACCGCCGCGGAATGCTCGTGGATCCTGGCCGACAACAAACCCATGAACCGGATCCTCGAGGGCTACGGCGCCGACATGTACAAGACCTACCGCGTCTACGAGAAGAGCGTGGGCTGAGCATGGACGCCGGGCCCGGCACCATCGCCCTGACCGGCGGCTCGGGCTTCCTGGGCAGCCACATCGCCGACGCCCTGCTGGCCGCGGGGCGGCGGGTGCGGGTGGCGGTGCGCCCCACGAGCAGCCGCGCCTGGCTGGACGGCAAGGACCTCGAGATCGTGACGGTCGACCTGGCCGACGCCGCCGCCTGCCGCGGCTTCGTGGACGGCGCCGACGCGGTGGTGCACTGCGCCGGCGTGGTGGCGGCCCCGGACGAGGCGGCCTACCGGCGGGGCAACGTGCGGCCCACCGAGACGCTCCTGGCCGCGGCCGCCGGGGCCTGGGGCGACAACCCGGACCGCACCTTCCTGCTCGTCTCGAGCCTGGCCGCACACGGCCCCGCCCCCCTGGACGCCCCCGCCCGCGAGGACCAGCCCGCCCGTCCCGTCTCCGCCTACGGCCGCAGCAAACGGTCGGCCGAGGAGGCGGTGCTCGGCGCCGCGGCCCGCTTCCGCAAGGTGGTGCTGCGCCCGCCGTCGCTGTACGGGCCCCGCGACCGGGAATTCCTGCCGCTGCTGCGGGGGGCCCTGCGGGGCTGGACGGTGAAGCTGGGGCGCGACCTGACCGGACTCAGCCTCGTCGACGGGAGGGATGCCGCCGCCGCCGTGGTCGCGCTGCTGGACACCCCGGCCGCCGCGGGGATCTACTTCGTCTCCGACGCGCGCACCGGCTACGACTGGGACGACCTGCGCGACGCCCTGGCCGCAGCCGCGGGCCGCCCGGTGCGCCGGATCGAGATTCCGCTCGGGGTGCTGCGCGGCGCGGCCGCCTGCGGCGACGCGATCGCACGCCTGGCCGGCGACGGCACGAGCCTGCTGCTGAACCGGGACCGGGTGCACGACCTCGCCGCCTCCGGCTGGGTGTGCGACGGCGGCCGTCTGACCCGGGACACGGGCTTCGTCGCGGCGCGCGACGCGGCCAGGGGCTTCGCCGAGACCATCGCCGCGGCCCGCGGGAGCGGATGGCTGTGACCCTGCGCCGCCGTCTCGTCGAACTCTCGCTGCGCCGGATGAACTACGACCGGCTGGTGGTGGTCTATCTCATCCTGAGCGCGTTCTACCCGGTGCTGAAGCCTTCGGTCTTCCCCGACCCCTGGCTGAATGCCCTCCAGCACGGGCTGCTGGCCCTGGCGGTGTGGTTCGTGCCGCCGCTGCTGCGCTGCAGCCGCTGGTTCCTGCCGCGTCTGCTGGGCGAGATCTATCTGCCTTTCATCTTCCCCCTCTTCTACGCGGAGATGGAACACCTCGGGCTCATCTTCTTCGACTTCGAGAACAGCCTCGACCCGGCGCTCATCGCCCTCGAGCAGAAGATCTTCGGCCTGCAGCCGAGCCTGGCATGGTCGCGGGCCTGGCCCTGGCCGTGGTTCCACGAACTGATGGAGTTCGCCTACTTCACCTACTACTTCCTGGCCGTGGCCTTCGTCGTGCTCGTGTTCCGGGCGCGGGGTCTCGCCGCGGACGAGCGCTGGGACGCGGTGCGCGACTTCATCCGCGACCTGAGCGTGACCATGCTCATCTGCTACACCATGTACACGCTCTTCCCGGCCTGGGGCCCCAAGTACTTCCGCGCCGGCTACGTGGAGGTCGACGGCTGGATCTTCACGAAGATCATGCTCTACATCCACCAGAACGGCGCCCTGCTCGGGGCGGCCTTCCCCTCGAGCCACGTGGCGGCGTCGTTCATCCCCTGGTGGCACACGTGGATCCACTTCCCGCGCCATCGCTGGTGGATGACCACCATCTTCGTGCTGCTGTGCATGTCGACGGTGTACTGCCGCTACCACTACGTGGTCGACGTCTTCGCCGGCCTGATCCTGGCCACCCTCGTGGTGTACGGCGGCCGGCGCCTCGGCGACCGGGCCCGTGACCGCGTGGCGCGCCGCCGCCGCTGAACCCGCCGCACCGTTCCCACGCGGAAACGAGGGCGCTCCCGGTGGGGAGCGCCCTCGGCGTCCTGGTCAGACTGGTCGGATCGCGTCTAGCGGAAGAGCGCCTTCACGTCGCCCCAGCTCGCCACGTCGGTGGGCAGGGCCGTGTTGATGCCGGCCACCGGCTGGGAGGGGTCGCCGGACTGCACCGGCAGCGAGACCCAGCTGCCGTCGCCGAGCTTCACGCCGGGCAGGTCGCCGGGCGCCGACGGGCTGTCGATGTTGCCCAGGTAGATCAGCGTGTTGTCGGACGCGTCGGTGGTGATGGTGAAGATCGCCAGCTTGGTCAGCGTGTTGCCCGGCATGGGTTCGGCCAGGACGGCCGCCCAGTTCTCGGGACCTGCCTGCAGCGCCGTCGTGCCCACGGGCAGATCGGCCCCCGTGACGGAGGTGCCGCTGGTGGCCGTGATCTTGACCTCCCACCCGGTGACCGAGGCCACGGTGGGGTCGGTGAAGACCAGATACGCCTGCACCGAGGCCGGACCGGCCAGCGAGAGGTTGTTGGTGGACGCCTCGTTGTCGAAGTACAGACCGAGGGCGTTGGGGGACGGGAGCGTCGCCTGGGCCAGCGCCACGCCGCCGCAGGTCAGGAAGGCCCCCAGCGCGAGCAGGGCGACCGACCGCCCCGAAGTCCGGATATTGCCGAAAAACCGCATGGTTTCGCCGCTTTCGGATTCCCCGGCGGGGGCCGGGGGGCCCGGAGCCGACAGGGCGGCCGCGGGCGTGTCCTCAAGAGAAGGCGGGCGCCTCACGGCACCCGCACGGATTTGATGTGAGAAGATGATAGCACACCACAGGAAAAAAAATCAACCATCATGTGCGTATATCTAAAAATAATTCGAAAATTTTGACTGTTGATGTGGCCCGCACCCGGCGGGTCCTGGCCCTAGCCTCAGGTGAAGCCGCCCTGGCCGCAGCCCCCACCGGCCGGGAAACCGCCGCCGGAACTGCCGGTGGCGAAGCCCGAAAGCTCCCGTTCGGTGCGCGGGGAGCCGCAAGCGGGGCATTTGAGCTTCTTCTCGGCCAATTCGGCCGCCGTCATCAGTTCCTCGAACCGATGGCCGCACTTCCGGCACGCGAATTCGTACAGGGGCATGGTTTCCTCCCCGGCGGCCGCGCCGCCGCTGTCTAGGGCGCGGATTCGTCGGTCTTGCGGCCGGACTTCGTCTTCTCTTCCCGATCACCGATCGAGCACTGGGTCGGCCCTCAACCCGGTTTGAGACCCAGGCGGGGAAACACGAAGTTCACCACCACGAAATAGATCACGATGAAGACGAGAAACTTTTCCATGGTGCCCTTCTCGCCCGCAGCCGGCCGCGCCGACTCCGATATCTGCGAAACCCATTGACTACTTGTCCGGCCCCAAGATAGTCATGGAAAACGTCCCGTCAAGATCGCAACCACCCGGGACATGTTTGGCCGCGCTTCCTAGAACGTGCTCCGCACCCAGCCCCCGTCGGCCACGATCTGCTGGCCGGTGATGTAGCCCGCGGGGCCGGACATCAGAAAGGCCGCCAGGGCCCCCAATTCGTCCGGATCGCCCAGGCGGCCGGCAGGGATCTCGCCGGTCCAGCCGTCGAGCACGTCCTGGCGGCTGCAGCCGGTGCGCTCCATGCGGGCGGCGATGAGCCGCTCGACGGCGCTGGTCGTGTGGTAGCCGGGGGCCACGGCGTTGACGGTGACCCCGCGCCCGGCGTACTCGTCGGAGAGGGTGCGCACCAGGGCCTGCACGGCCGGGCGCAGCACGCTCGAGAGCATCAGGTTCTCCACGGGCTGCTTGACGCTCACCGACGTGACGACGACGACCCGCCCCCAGCCCCGGGCAGCCATGCCGGGCACCACGAGGCGGCACAGGCGGACGGCGCTCTCGACGGTCAGGGTGTAGGCGGCGCGCCAGGCTTCGAGGTCCAGATCCTCGAAGCGGCCGGCGGGCGGTCCGCCGGCGTTGACCAGCAGCAGGTCGGCCGGGCCCCGGGAGGCCA encodes:
- a CDS encoding N-acetyltransferase translates to MSTARELQLVAVGADKSALEAFLQVPYRIYRNDPHYVFPLLTEMRHFHDRGRNPFYRHAEAELWLVRRGDEVVGRIGACVDRYNNEHWQEKVGFFGFYEVDDDPEAAALLLRTAAEWIGARGMDTMRGPGCFTSNHDWYGLQVDGRFDRPVIGMPYNPRYYEKQLEDFGLAGAKDLFAWDIRTGGEFPEKMARLIERILARPGLVIRPFVMKDFFAEASLVRDLYNKCWSANWGFIPLDDEDFAYMAKDMKSLVDADFLLVAEMDGEPVGFSLTIPDFNQATHGLRGRLMPFGWLKFLLAKRKIAYARTILMGVLPEYRKLGIDMAMVYRTMQAGFAKGITAAECSWILADNKPMNRILEGYGADMYKTYRVYEKSVG
- a CDS encoding phosphatase PAP2 family protein; this translates as MTLRRRLVELSLRRMNYDRLVVVYLILSAFYPVLKPSVFPDPWLNALQHGLLALAVWFVPPLLRCSRWFLPRLLGEIYLPFIFPLFYAEMEHLGLIFFDFENSLDPALIALEQKIFGLQPSLAWSRAWPWPWFHELMEFAYFTYYFLAVAFVVLVFRARGLAADERWDAVRDFIRDLSVTMLICYTMYTLFPAWGPKYFRAGYVEVDGWIFTKIMLYIHQNGALLGAAFPSSHVAASFIPWWHTWIHFPRHRWWMTTIFVLLCMSTVYCRYHYVVDVFAGLILATLVVYGGRRLGDRARDRVARRRR
- the amrB gene encoding AmmeMemoRadiSam system protein B yields the protein MSAVRSPVLSGTWYPDDPARLRREVDAFLADAVAADRPRGRPLIAVVPHAGYLYSGATAGRLYGLLRDAAPRRVVILAPNHRVPLRRLALSGAAAYATPLGEVAVDTAAVDRLAASPAFAVDDSAHAEEHAVEIQLPLLQRTWPEAVPRIVPVLVPRLEPAVVRAAAAALGEVLDAGTLLLVSTDLTHYGRSFGYVPFTDDVPAALEQLDAGAILKVLAGDPAGLRAFGERTGITMCGLEAAALALETGLPAGYEGALLDYRRSGDRDGDYSVSVSYAAVLLCSGEPADAAGRAP
- a CDS encoding aminotransferase class I/II-fold pyridoxal phosphate-dependent enzyme encodes the protein MGLLDKVAKFQTARQLMAADLYNYFRVIESAQTNTVRYQGREIIMLGSNNYLGLTNHPKVKEAAREAIAKYGTGCAGSRFLNGTLDIHIELEEKLAALVGKEKALVFSTGFMVNQGVLSSIAGRGDTIIVDRTDHASIIDGARLSFADVRKFRHNDMENLELVLASESERGKLVIVDGVFSMEGDIARLPEIVALCKKHDATLMVDDAHGVGVLGDHGRGTCHHFGLTDDVELIMGTFSKSLASVGGFVAGSAEVIHYIQHIARALMFSASMPPASVASVSAAVDVMLEETWRHEALWRNNDIMRERLKDAGFDTGPSETPIIPAVVGEDMAAFKMCRRLADEGVFVNPVISPAVDEGNALIRLSLMATHTEDEIHKAMDIMVKVARELEIVPA
- a CDS encoding SDR family oxidoreductase, whose protein sequence is MDLEIGGRRALVTAGSRGFGLATARRLVDAGVSVALCARGRDDLDTALAELNTRARASRGDGAAPVTGDLVDVTDPDAVAGFVASRGPADLLLVNAGGPPAGRFEDLDLEAWRAAYTLTVESAVRLCRLVVPGMAARGWGRVVVVTSVSVKQPVENLMLSSVLRPAVQALVRTLSDEYAGRGVTVNAVAPGYHTTSAVERLIAARMERTGCSRQDVLDGWTGEIPAGRLGDPDELGALAAFLMSGPAGYITGQQIVADGGWVRSTF
- the amrA gene encoding AmmeMemoRadiSam system protein A, giving the protein MSAGAGLLTAPEKALLREIALLAVAAAARGTTPPDAQSLALAAAVAWEPRLAAPRGAFVTLHRDGRLRGCIGHIEGHLPLAETVARNGRAAACEDPRFPPVGAAELPRLTLEVSALTPLRPVAGPDDIVVGEHGIVLDKGGRRAVFLPQVATEQGWNLVTTLGHLALKAGLGPAGWQEGARFHVFAAEVF
- a CDS encoding NAD-dependent epimerase/dehydratase family protein yields the protein MDAGPGTIALTGGSGFLGSHIADALLAAGRRVRVAVRPTSSRAWLDGKDLEIVTVDLADAAACRGFVDGADAVVHCAGVVAAPDEAAYRRGNVRPTETLLAAAAGAWGDNPDRTFLLVSSLAAHGPAPLDAPAREDQPARPVSAYGRSKRSAEEAVLGAAARFRKVVLRPPSLYGPRDREFLPLLRGALRGWTVKLGRDLTGLSLVDGRDAAAAVVALLDTPAAAGIYFVSDARTGYDWDDLRDALAAAAGRPVRRIEIPLGVLRGAAACGDAIARLAGDGTSLLLNRDRVHDLAASGWVCDGGRLTRDTGFVAARDAARGFAETIAAARGSGWL
- a CDS encoding zinc ribbon domain-containing protein; protein product: MPLYEFACRKCGHRFEELMTAAELAEKKLKCPACGSPRTERELSGFATGSSGGGFPAGGGCGQGGFT